The following proteins are co-located in the Methylomonas sp. 11b genome:
- the gatA gene encoding Asp-tRNA(Asn)/Glu-tRNA(Gln) amidotransferase subunit GatA codes for MHKKNLSELAAGLRSKEFSSVELTQFFLDRISQHQDLNAFITVSAESALLQARAADQLLATGNAGPLAGIPIAQKDIFCTLGTKTSCGSKMLDNFIAPYNATVVDHFNSAGAVMLGKLNMDEFAMGSSNETSFYGPVRNPWATDCVPGGSSGGSAAAVAARLAPAVTGTDTGGSIRQPAALCGITGLKPTYGRVSRYGMIAYASSLDQGGPMARSAEDAALLLQVMAGFDPKDSTSVDQAVPDYSASLNDSLQGLKIGLPKQFFSAELDSQMASTIQAAIAEYQKLGAEVKEVDMPKLNLAIPAYYVIASAECSSNLSRYDGVRFGYRCQNPADLTDLYTRSRGEAFGAEVKRRILMGTYALSAGYYDAYYLKAQQVRRLISDDFKRALSEVDVLMGPVTPSTAFRIGEKTSDPIRMYLEDIYTIAINLAGLPAMSIPAGCIDGKPVGLHVIGNYFSEAKLLNVGHRYQQVTDWHVQIPKGFE; via the coding sequence ATGCACAAAAAAAACCTTAGCGAACTGGCAGCCGGGCTGCGCAGTAAAGAATTTTCCAGCGTTGAACTCACCCAATTCTTCTTGGACCGCATAAGCCAGCACCAAGACCTAAATGCGTTTATCACCGTTAGCGCAGAAAGCGCCTTGTTACAAGCGAGAGCCGCCGATCAACTGCTGGCCACTGGCAACGCCGGACCACTTGCCGGCATCCCCATCGCCCAAAAAGACATTTTCTGCACGCTAGGCACTAAAACCAGCTGCGGCTCGAAAATGTTGGACAATTTTATCGCACCCTACAACGCCACCGTTGTTGATCACTTCAACAGCGCCGGTGCGGTGATGCTGGGCAAATTGAACATGGACGAATTTGCGATGGGTTCGTCCAACGAAACCAGCTTTTACGGCCCGGTGCGCAACCCTTGGGCGACCGATTGCGTCCCCGGCGGCTCGTCCGGCGGCTCGGCGGCGGCAGTCGCGGCGCGTCTGGCGCCTGCCGTGACAGGCACCGACACCGGCGGCTCGATTCGCCAACCGGCGGCGCTGTGCGGTATCACCGGCTTAAAACCGACATACGGCCGCGTATCGCGTTACGGCATGATCGCCTACGCGTCCAGTCTGGACCAAGGCGGACCAATGGCCCGTAGCGCGGAAGATGCAGCCCTGTTATTACAAGTCATGGCCGGCTTCGACCCCAAAGATTCCACCAGTGTCGATCAAGCTGTGCCCGACTACAGCGCCAGCCTGAACGATAGCCTGCAAGGCTTGAAAATCGGCCTGCCGAAACAGTTTTTCAGCGCGGAGCTCGACAGCCAAATGGCCTCTACGATTCAGGCCGCCATCGCCGAATATCAAAAGCTGGGCGCGGAAGTCAAAGAAGTGGACATGCCTAAATTGAATCTAGCGATCCCTGCCTATTACGTGATCGCCTCGGCCGAATGCTCGTCCAACCTGTCGCGCTACGACGGTGTGCGCTTTGGTTACCGCTGCCAAAATCCGGCAGACTTGACTGACCTGTACACTCGCTCGCGCGGCGAAGCCTTCGGCGCGGAAGTCAAACGCCGTATCCTGATGGGCACCTATGCGCTGTCGGCCGGCTATTACGATGCTTACTATTTGAAAGCGCAACAAGTGCGCCGCCTGATCAGCGACGACTTCAAACGGGCTTTGAGCGAAGTCGATGTGTTGATGGGCCCGGTCACGCCCAGTACCGCCTTCCGCATCGGCGAAAAAACCAGCGATCCGATTCGGATGTATCTGGAAGACATTTACACGATAGCCATCAACCTGGCCGGCCTGCCGGCGATGTCAATTCCGGCCGGCTGTATTGACGGCAAACCGGTTGGCCTGCATGTGATCGGCAATTATTTCAGCGAAGCCAAATTGCTGAATGTCGGCCATCGCTACCAACAAGTGACCGACTGGCACGTGCAAATACCCAAGGGCTTCGAATAA
- a CDS encoding rod shape-determining protein, with amino-acid sequence MFKRIRGLFSNDLSIDLGTANTLIYVPGQGIVLNEPSVVAIKEDKIRGQKTIAAIGADAKSMLGRTPGNITAIRPLKDGVIADFAVTERMLRFFIKKVHENKLLRPSPRILICVPCGSTQVERRAIRESAAMAGAREVYLIEEPMSAAVGAGLPVDTAHGSMVLDIGGGTSEVAVISLNGIVYSASVRIGGDRFDDAIISYVRRNYGTLIGEATAEKIKHQIGAAYPGSEVREMQVTGRNLAEGVPRSFSLNSNEILEALQEPLSGIVSAVKVALEQTPPELGADVASRGIVLTGGGALLKDIDRLISEETGLPVYIADDPLTCVARGGGMVLEMLDSKGASAFSLE; translated from the coding sequence ATGTTTAAAAGAATTCGTGGCCTTTTTTCCAATGATTTGTCGATCGATTTGGGTACGGCAAATACGTTAATTTATGTTCCAGGCCAGGGAATCGTACTCAACGAGCCTTCCGTGGTGGCGATCAAGGAAGACAAAATTCGCGGCCAAAAAACCATCGCTGCTATCGGGGCGGATGCCAAAAGCATGTTGGGCCGCACGCCCGGTAATATCACCGCTATTCGGCCGTTGAAAGACGGCGTGATTGCAGACTTCGCCGTCACCGAGCGCATGCTGCGGTTTTTTATCAAAAAAGTCCACGAAAACAAGCTGTTGCGGCCCAGTCCGCGGATTTTGATCTGCGTGCCTTGCGGCTCGACCCAGGTTGAACGCCGCGCGATTCGTGAATCGGCGGCCATGGCGGGTGCTAGAGAAGTGTATCTGATCGAAGAGCCGATGTCCGCTGCTGTTGGCGCCGGTTTGCCGGTGGATACCGCGCATGGCTCCATGGTTTTGGACATAGGTGGGGGCACCTCGGAAGTGGCGGTCATTTCTTTGAACGGTATTGTTTATTCCGCCTCAGTCCGAATTGGCGGCGATCGCTTCGACGATGCCATCATCAGCTATGTGCGCCGCAACTATGGCACCTTGATCGGCGAAGCAACAGCCGAAAAAATCAAACACCAAATTGGTGCTGCCTATCCCGGTAGTGAAGTGCGCGAGATGCAGGTCACCGGCCGTAATCTGGCCGAGGGCGTGCCGCGCAGCTTTTCATTGAACAGCAATGAAATTCTGGAAGCCTTGCAAGAACCATTATCCGGCATAGTCAGCGCCGTTAAAGTGGCGTTGGAACAAACTCCGCCGGAACTGGGCGCGGACGTGGCCAGTCGCGGTATTGTGTTGACTGGTGGCGGTGCTTTGTTGAAAGATATTGACCGTTTGATTTCCGAAGAAACCGGTTTGCCGGTCTACATTGCCGATGATCCGCTGACCTGCGTGGCCAGAGGCGGCGGCATGGTGTTGGAAATGTTGGACTCTAAAGGTGCTTCGGCGTTCTCTCTGGAATAA
- the gatC gene encoding Asp-tRNA(Asn)/Glu-tRNA(Gln) amidotransferase subunit GatC, with product MSLTANDVKKIAHLARLGIAEQDVEHYAKDLSGVLELMTQMGQLNTDGVTPMAHPLDQMQRLREDAVTETDQRDHFQSIAPQTEAGLYLVPKVID from the coding sequence ATGTCGTTAACGGCGAATGACGTTAAAAAAATCGCTCACCTGGCAAGGCTGGGCATTGCTGAACAAGATGTCGAACACTATGCAAAAGACCTATCCGGCGTACTGGAATTAATGACCCAGATGGGCCAGTTAAACACCGACGGCGTAACGCCAATGGCGCATCCCTTGGATCAAATGCAACGTCTGCGCGAAGATGCGGTGACAGAGACCGACCAACGCGACCATTTCCAATCCATAGCCCCGCAAACCGAAGCCGGATTGTACCTGGTTCCGAAAGTCATCGATTAA
- a CDS encoding Uma2 family endonuclease — protein sequence MAPITQLSQLDPNGIYSYADYLTWQLEESVELIKGKIMAMSPAPNVKHQRIALKLLRPIDNYFLHKNCEVFIAPFDVKLYDRRKSLLKNGEAFSVVQPDLCLICDKDKLTEQGCDGAPDWIIEVLSPGNSRKEVRLKYDLYEESGVSEYWLVFPYEQIVQQFVLDEQGKYQLRGLYPGNEIATPHLFPDLQIDLNDVFAE from the coding sequence ATGGCGCCAATCACGCAATTATCGCAACTAGACCCCAACGGCATCTACAGCTACGCCGACTATTTGACTTGGCAGCTCGAAGAATCTGTCGAGCTAATCAAGGGTAAGATCATGGCGATGTCGCCCGCGCCAAATGTCAAGCATCAAAGGATTGCGCTTAAGTTGCTGCGGCCAATTGACAACTACTTCTTGCACAAAAATTGTGAAGTCTTTATTGCCCCCTTCGACGTGAAACTTTACGACCGCCGGAAATCGCTGCTCAAAAATGGTGAAGCGTTTAGTGTCGTGCAACCCGACCTGTGCTTGATTTGCGATAAGGACAAACTGACCGAGCAAGGCTGCGACGGCGCACCCGATTGGATCATTGAAGTGCTGTCGCCGGGCAATAGCCGCAAAGAAGTTCGCCTGAAATACGATTTATACGAAGAAAGCGGTGTCAGCGAATATTGGCTAGTGTTCCCCTACGAACAAATCGTCCAGCAATTTGTACTAGACGAGCAGGGCAAATACCAATTGCGCGGCCTGTATCCCGGCAACGAAATCGCCACCCCGCATTTATTCCCCGACCTGCAAATCGACCTGAACGACGTTTTTGCCGAATAA
- a CDS encoding RecQ family ATP-dependent DNA helicase, with product MAQPPDRIRAKCLCIDIETARQDSLKLREIGAYRPDTDARLRLSGKAADLRQKLDQISEGAAFVLGHNVIAFDQPALSVLHPDLALHRLPLVDTLELSPVAFPQNPYHRLVKDYKLCTTTRNDPVRDAELAYELFLDQAEALRQRVAEHPDEALCLHFLLAPENGKGVANFFASLRAALRPSLPDAQAAWQRATEGKGCRAGQQKIVHHYLPDPAWHKSLAYVLAWLRVAGGNSVLPPWVSLSFPKTRELIAILRDVPCGDAECDWCREQHDLSQLLPRYFPGITQFRPMPTTEDGRSLQQVIVEHGFAGTPTLAILPTGGGKSLCYQLPALARFYRNGSLTVIISPLQSLMKDQVDNLEARGITCAGYINSLLNPLERQVMLDKLRLGDLGLIFVAPEQFRSRAFAKALQHREIGAWVFDEAHCLSKWGHDFRPDYLYVSRFIKTRQKDKPSPVFCFTATAKPDVVQDIVEHFRKRLGITLVCLTGGVNRENLLYEVHAVPAQAKYPEVLRLLEQSLRDEGGAIVFCARQKTVEEMAEFLKQAGLDCGYFHGGMQPEQKRQVQEDFIAGELRVIAATNAFGMGVDKADVRLVIHLDTPGSLENYLQEAGRAGRDQDPARCVLLYDDADLDVQFRLLRNSKLTQHDISAILKALRSIERKDRSEGSVVVTSGEILLEIPDKHGIDPDAADADTKVRIAVAWLEEARLLEREENHTRVFPGSLQVASLEEAQVLLQKTLGPNTNIEPYMALLSQLFYSEDDEGISTDDLMLATGRNSHEVQSMLRELDRFKLVSNDTEIGVTLYRDPDTAERLADLRKLEDTLIASLREAAPDADREQWQILNVRRLCDTLRRDAGVELTPDKLTRLMKSFAEAFGDSSSQRGFFALRPAGQDNRYLKLLRSWQDIDLIRHKRMRLAQALLNFFLAQRQGNNLLVTCKQGDLEAALQADLTLQDLEVRDWQVALAAALIYLDSNEVLHLARGKAVFRAAMSIQLNAEARRRQFKKSDYAELALHYKDKIIQVHVMAEYARLALGKIQAAMAFIVDYFAMDRPEFVRRYFAGRQDILEMATTEAAHRRILTDLQSPEQQAIVAAPPEGSQLVLAGPGSGKTKVIVHRVAWLLRECMVLPEDIMVLSYNRSAALEIRKRLWALIGADAAGVTVQTLHGLAMRLTGTSYAVAAEHGESVDFSAVIKNATALLKQAEQGDELGPGIQRDRLLSGLRYLLVDEYQDINAEHYELISALAGRAINSEDDKLSLLAVGDDDQNIYAFGGANVRFIKQFAVDYQAKTYYLIENYRSTAQIIYCANRVIAPVRERMKIKQAIQINYARREAAEGGEFAELDSLTQGRVHILETPALLHGEVEVALGELVRLNRLANLGETSHWGRFAVIARHWDTLEPLAELCRLRGIPVRLMRDDYLLNLHATREGHSLLALLNKQRRTARKPRVLLRWGSLSRWFKRRYRQNVNELIEHPYLAMLAQFIIAAEVAAPGCQQVVSNLVDALYEFGSGSQSGENDSRHAPLLLLTAHRAKGLEFDHVLILDGGGWQQASDEERRLFYVAMTRARKTLTLCAKRGGKHAFIKDCEMLCVKTQPQYTAGFQQLEQRTWLAGLGQVVLSWPGYFAADKPIHRGIAALDVGSELILRARSDRQIGWELADLNGVAVTRMAQAFTPPKGSILKVRVAAISVRHKTAGDSESLRCERWEVVLPEILYLPRANVGKT from the coding sequence ATGGCTCAACCACCCGACAGAATTCGAGCCAAGTGCCTTTGCATAGACATAGAAACCGCGAGGCAGGATAGCTTAAAGCTGCGGGAGATTGGTGCGTATCGCCCGGACACCGATGCCCGCTTGCGCTTATCAGGTAAAGCTGCCGACTTGCGGCAAAAGCTGGATCAGATCAGCGAAGGCGCGGCGTTTGTGTTGGGGCATAACGTGATTGCCTTCGATCAACCTGCTCTATCGGTATTGCATCCGGATTTGGCGCTGCATCGTTTGCCCTTGGTCGATACGCTGGAACTGTCGCCGGTGGCTTTTCCGCAAAATCCCTATCACCGCTTGGTGAAGGACTACAAACTCTGTACCACGACTCGCAACGATCCGGTTCGGGACGCGGAACTGGCTTACGAGCTGTTTCTGGATCAGGCCGAGGCCTTGCGGCAGCGGGTGGCCGAGCATCCTGACGAAGCGCTGTGTCTGCATTTTTTATTGGCTCCGGAAAACGGTAAGGGCGTGGCGAATTTTTTTGCCAGCTTGCGCGCCGCGTTGCGGCCTTCCTTGCCTGATGCCCAAGCAGCCTGGCAACGCGCTACCGAGGGTAAGGGGTGCCGCGCCGGGCAGCAAAAAATCGTTCATCACTATTTGCCTGATCCTGCTTGGCATAAGTCTTTGGCTTATGTGTTGGCCTGGCTGCGGGTGGCGGGTGGCAATTCCGTGCTGCCGCCTTGGGTGAGTTTGTCCTTCCCGAAAACGCGGGAGTTAATCGCGATCTTGCGCGATGTGCCTTGTGGTGATGCCGAGTGCGACTGGTGTCGGGAGCAGCATGATCTGTCGCAATTGTTGCCTCGTTATTTTCCTGGCATCACCCAGTTCCGGCCGATGCCGACTACCGAGGATGGTCGGTCCTTACAGCAAGTCATCGTCGAACACGGCTTTGCCGGCACGCCGACCCTGGCGATTCTGCCAACTGGTGGCGGCAAATCCTTGTGTTATCAATTGCCGGCGCTGGCGCGTTTTTATCGCAACGGCAGCCTGACGGTGATTATCTCGCCGCTGCAATCCTTGATGAAGGACCAGGTCGATAACCTGGAAGCGCGCGGCATCACCTGTGCCGGCTACATCAACAGTCTGCTGAATCCGCTGGAACGGCAGGTGATGCTGGATAAGTTGCGCTTGGGCGATTTGGGTTTGATCTTTGTCGCGCCGGAACAATTTCGCAGCCGCGCATTTGCCAAGGCTTTGCAACATCGGGAAATCGGGGCCTGGGTGTTCGACGAGGCGCATTGTTTATCCAAATGGGGGCATGATTTCCGACCTGATTATTTATACGTGTCGCGCTTTATCAAGACCCGGCAAAAGGACAAGCCGTCGCCGGTGTTTTGCTTTACCGCCACCGCCAAGCCGGACGTGGTGCAAGACATTGTGGAGCATTTTCGCAAGCGCTTGGGGATTACGCTTGTGTGTTTGACCGGCGGCGTCAACCGCGAAAACCTGCTGTACGAAGTGCATGCAGTGCCCGCCCAAGCTAAATACCCGGAAGTGCTGCGCTTGCTGGAGCAAAGCTTGCGCGATGAGGGCGGGGCTATCGTGTTCTGCGCGCGGCAGAAGACCGTGGAGGAAATGGCGGAATTTTTGAAACAGGCTGGCCTGGATTGCGGTTATTTCCACGGCGGCATGCAGCCCGAGCAAAAACGCCAAGTGCAGGAAGACTTCATTGCTGGCGAACTACGGGTGATCGCCGCCACCAATGCCTTTGGTATGGGCGTGGATAAGGCCGACGTGCGTTTGGTGATTCATTTGGATACGCCGGGCTCGCTGGAAAACTATTTGCAGGAAGCGGGTCGGGCCGGTCGTGATCAAGATCCTGCGCGTTGTGTGTTGCTGTATGACGATGCCGACCTGGATGTGCAGTTTCGCTTGCTGCGTAATTCCAAGCTGACGCAACACGATATTTCCGCGATTTTAAAAGCGCTGCGCAGCATCGAGCGCAAAGACCGCAGCGAAGGTTCGGTGGTGGTCACTAGCGGCGAAATATTGCTGGAAATTCCGGACAAGCACGGCATCGATCCCGACGCCGCCGATGCCGACACCAAAGTCCGCATCGCCGTGGCCTGGCTGGAAGAGGCGCGCTTGCTGGAGCGCGAGGAAAATCATACGCGGGTGTTCCCTGGTAGCTTGCAAGTGGCTAGTCTTGAAGAAGCCCAAGTTTTGCTGCAGAAGACGCTGGGGCCGAATACGAACATTGAGCCGTACATGGCGCTGTTGTCGCAGTTGTTTTACAGCGAAGACGACGAAGGCATTAGTACCGACGACCTGATGCTGGCTACCGGCCGCAACTCTCACGAAGTGCAGAGCATGCTACGCGAGTTGGACCGCTTTAAACTGGTGTCCAACGATACCGAAATCGGTGTGACCCTTTACCGCGATCCCGACACGGCAGAACGGCTGGCAGACTTGCGTAAGCTGGAAGATACATTGATTGCCAGTCTGCGCGAGGCGGCGCCGGATGCGGATAGGGAGCAGTGGCAGATTTTGAATGTGCGGCGGCTGTGCGATACCTTGCGCCGCGATGCCGGCGTGGAACTGACGCCGGACAAATTGACTCGCTTGATGAAATCGTTTGCCGAAGCCTTTGGCGACAGTAGCAGCCAGCGTGGTTTTTTCGCGTTGCGTCCGGCCGGTCAGGATAATCGCTATCTTAAATTGCTGCGCAGCTGGCAGGACATCGACCTGATTCGGCATAAACGCATGCGGCTGGCTCAGGCCTTGCTGAATTTCTTTCTGGCGCAACGTCAAGGCAATAATCTGCTGGTTACCTGCAAACAAGGCGATTTGGAAGCGGCTTTGCAAGCCGATCTGACCTTGCAGGATCTGGAGGTGCGCGATTGGCAGGTGGCTTTGGCAGCAGCGCTAATCTATTTGGACAGCAACGAGGTGTTGCATCTGGCGCGCGGCAAGGCAGTATTTCGGGCGGCGATGAGTATCCAACTCAATGCCGAAGCCCGGCGTCGGCAATTTAAAAAATCCGATTATGCCGAGCTGGCTTTGCATTACAAGGACAAGATCATCCAGGTGCATGTGATGGCGGAATACGCCCGGCTGGCGCTGGGCAAGATTCAGGCGGCGATGGCGTTTATCGTCGATTACTTTGCCATGGACAGACCCGAATTCGTGCGCCGCTATTTTGCCGGCCGCCAGGATATTCTGGAAATGGCCACCACCGAAGCCGCGCATCGGCGCATCCTCACCGATCTGCAAAGTCCCGAGCAGCAAGCCATCGTCGCCGCACCGCCGGAAGGCAGCCAATTGGTGCTGGCCGGCCCCGGTTCCGGCAAGACCAAGGTGATTGTGCATCGGGTGGCCTGGTTACTGCGCGAATGTATGGTGTTGCCGGAAGACATCATGGTGCTGAGTTATAACCGTTCAGCGGCGCTTGAAATTCGCAAACGCTTGTGGGCTTTGATTGGTGCCGATGCCGCCGGCGTCACCGTGCAAACCTTGCACGGTTTGGCAATGCGCTTGACCGGCACCAGTTATGCGGTGGCTGCCGAACATGGTGAGAGCGTTGATTTTTCAGCGGTGATCAAAAACGCCACCGCGCTGTTAAAACAAGCGGAGCAGGGCGACGAACTTGGGCCGGGCATCCAACGTGACCGCTTGCTGTCCGGTTTGCGTTATTTATTGGTTGACGAATATCAGGACATCAACGCCGAGCATTACGAGCTAATCAGCGCGCTGGCCGGTAGAGCCATCAATAGCGAGGACGATAAATTGTCCTTGTTGGCGGTGGGTGACGATGATCAAAACATCTATGCTTTTGGCGGCGCGAATGTGCGTTTCATCAAACAGTTTGCCGTGGACTATCAGGCAAAAACCTACTACCTAATCGAAAATTACCGCTCCACGGCACAGATCATCTATTGCGCGAACCGGGTAATTGCGCCGGTGCGGGAGCGGATGAAAATTAAGCAGGCCATCCAAATTAACTACGCGCGCCGCGAGGCAGCGGAGGGCGGAGAGTTTGCCGAGCTGGATAGTTTGACTCAAGGCCGCGTACATATTCTGGAAACCCCGGCGCTGCTGCACGGCGAAGTCGAGGTAGCGTTGGGCGAGTTAGTGCGGCTGAACAGGCTGGCGAATTTGGGGGAAACCAGCCACTGGGGCCGCTTTGCGGTGATTGCTAGACATTGGGACACGCTGGAGCCGCTGGCAGAATTGTGTCGGTTGCGAGGCATTCCGGTAAGGCTGATGCGCGACGATTATTTGCTGAATTTGCATGCCACTAGGGAAGGCCATAGTTTGCTGGCCCTGTTGAATAAGCAAAGGCGAACGGCCCGCAAACCAAGGGTGTTGCTGCGTTGGGGATCGTTGTCGCGCTGGTTCAAACGCCGCTATCGGCAAAATGTGAATGAGCTGATCGAACATCCTTATCTAGCCATGCTGGCGCAATTCATCATCGCCGCCGAGGTCGCCGCGCCGGGTTGCCAGCAGGTGGTCAGCAACCTTGTCGATGCACTCTACGAATTCGGTTCCGGCAGCCAGTCCGGGGAAAACGATAGCCGGCATGCGCCGCTGCTGTTATTGACAGCGCATCGAGCCAAGGGTTTGGAGTTCGATCATGTCCTGATTCTGGATGGCGGCGGCTGGCAGCAAGCCAGCGACGAAGAGCGGCGGCTGTTTTATGTGGCGATGACGCGCGCCCGCAAAACGCTGACTTTGTGCGCCAAGCGGGGCGGAAAGCACGCTTTTATCAAGGATTGCGAGATGCTTTGCGTCAAAACCCAACCGCAATATACAGCGGGTTTTCAGCAATTAGAGCAACGCACATGGCTGGCCGGTTTGGGGCAAGTCGTGTTGTCCTGGCCCGGCTATTTCGCTGCCGACAAGCCGATTCACCGGGGGATTGCCGCGTTGGATGTGGGTAGCGAATTGATTTTGCGGGCCAGAAGCGACCGCCAAATCGGTTGGGAATTAGCCGATTTAAATGGCGTGGCTGTGACTCGGATGGCACAGGCCTTTACCCCGCCAAAAGGCAGTATCCTCAAGGTACGGGTTGCGGCGATTTCGGTTAGGCATAAGACAGCGGGGGACTCTGAGAGTCTGCGATGCGAGCGTTGGGAAGTGGTGTTGCCGGAAATTCTATATTTACCGCGCGCAAACGTCGGAAAGACCTAG
- the gatB gene encoding Asp-tRNA(Asn)/Glu-tRNA(Gln) amidotransferase subunit GatB: protein MNSQWEAVIGLEIHTQLSTKSKIFSGAATAYGAEPNTQACAVDLGLPGVLPVLNKDAVRKAVTFGLAIDADIAPHSVFARKNYFYPDLPKGYQISQFELPIVGNGHLDIEVDGVTKRIGITRAHLEEDAGKSLHEDFHGLTGIDLNRAGTPLLEIVSEPDMRSAKEAVAYMRKLHELVRYLEICDGNMQEGSFRCDANVSVRPKGQAEFGTRAEIKNINSFKFVEKAINHEIERQIDVIEGGGKVVQETRLYDANKDETRSMRSKEEANDYRYFPDPDLLPVLIEESLKNEIRATLPELPDAKKQRFIEQYGQDGESAATLTSSRELADFYETVVKASGGEAKLAGNWITGDVLGALNKTGLEIGDCPVSSERLAGLIKRIADNTISGKTAKQVFDKLWNGNDSADEIIEKEGLKQITDSGAIETIVDKVIAANPVPVEQYRAGKDKALMALVGQIMKETQGKANPGEVNKMLIAKLKN from the coding sequence ATGAACTCACAATGGGAAGCCGTTATCGGCTTGGAAATCCACACCCAACTCTCGACGAAATCCAAAATCTTCTCCGGCGCCGCCACCGCTTATGGCGCCGAGCCTAACACTCAGGCGTGTGCAGTGGATTTAGGCTTGCCCGGTGTATTGCCGGTGCTGAACAAAGACGCGGTCCGCAAGGCCGTGACCTTCGGCTTAGCCATCGACGCAGACATCGCTCCGCACTCGGTGTTCGCCCGCAAAAACTACTTCTACCCGGACTTGCCGAAAGGCTACCAGATCAGCCAGTTCGAGTTACCCATCGTCGGCAACGGCCATCTCGACATCGAAGTCGATGGCGTGACCAAACGTATCGGCATCACCCGCGCCCATCTGGAAGAAGACGCCGGTAAATCGCTGCACGAAGACTTTCACGGCCTGACCGGCATAGACTTGAACCGGGCTGGCACACCGCTGTTGGAAATCGTTTCCGAGCCGGACATGCGCTCCGCCAAAGAAGCCGTGGCTTATATGCGCAAACTGCACGAACTGGTGCGCTACCTGGAAATCTGCGACGGCAATATGCAGGAAGGGTCGTTCCGCTGCGACGCCAACGTCTCGGTGCGCCCAAAAGGCCAAGCTGAATTCGGCACCCGCGCCGAAATCAAAAACATCAACTCCTTCAAGTTCGTCGAAAAAGCCATCAACCACGAAATCGAGCGACAAATCGATGTGATCGAAGGTGGCGGCAAAGTCGTTCAGGAAACCCGTTTGTACGACGCCAACAAAGACGAAACCCGTTCCATGCGCAGCAAGGAAGAAGCCAACGACTACCGTTACTTCCCGGATCCTGATCTGTTGCCCGTGTTGATTGAAGAATCGTTAAAAAACGAAATTCGTGCCACGCTACCGGAATTGCCGGATGCCAAGAAACAGCGTTTTATCGAACAATACGGCCAGGATGGCGAAAGCGCCGCGACCTTAACTTCATCTCGCGAACTGGCCGATTTCTACGAAACTGTTGTCAAAGCCTCCGGCGGCGAAGCCAAACTGGCTGGTAATTGGATTACCGGTGACGTTCTAGGCGCGTTGAACAAAACTGGCTTGGAAATCGGCGATTGCCCGGTAAGCTCCGAACGTCTGGCCGGCCTAATCAAACGCATTGCCGACAACACTATTTCCGGCAAAACCGCCAAACAGGTATTCGACAAACTCTGGAACGGCAACGACAGCGCCGACGAGATCATCGAGAAAGAAGGCTTGAAGCAGATCACCGACAGCGGCGCGATAGAAACGATCGTCGACAAAGTCATCGCCGCCAACCCGGTACCAGTCGAACAATACCGGGCCGGCAAGGACAAGGCTTTGATGGCCTTAGTTGGGCAAATCATGAAAGAAACCCAAGGCAAGGCCAATCCGGGCGAAGTGAACAAAATGCTGATCGCCAAGCTGAAAAACTAA